One window from the genome of Macrobrachium rosenbergii isolate ZJJX-2024 chromosome 2, ASM4041242v1, whole genome shotgun sequence encodes:
- the LOC136845302 gene encoding LOW QUALITY PROTEIN: protein toll-like (The sequence of the model RefSeq protein was modified relative to this genomic sequence to represent the inferred CDS: inserted 4 bases in 2 codons; substituted 1 base at 1 genomic stop codon): MAAWKCLPALLLLVWVAGGISTTTTTTTCGNCKENGNYVICRHSAGGDVYEVEVLMETELLLQCKPSTTTNLTXHGDTLPSVEQIKVYGCPLPNASFGELFFQMGVYPENVTTFGFYDRNERDRPLEGWHLDGLEGLLTLEFVNNDFLGLPVDLFTPTPSLRRIKVVSDSFSSLPESIFFNLPDLETLNFERNRLETLPPGLFTNLTALTNVTFSHNYLSSVDPDFFSDKVNLESLDLSHNQIASLERNIFENLGALRNLSMQGNLLESLPSGVFSKLLSLEVLDLSFNVLRQLPEKAFDRLIDVKNIDLSNNSLDELPSEAFSKCESLARLSLRHNNLRKLQAEMFPRQTSLTFLDLGHNNISFTVNSAKILQEGPVSYEGNFPLNSQIRLQELLMNDNKIDFIPSAINNIFVDLKKVDLSGNEITDFSYHSLVFYQDSVILNLKNNNISYVDFHEIYDLLNEKEVKLYLEGNNLFCDCRMYLFTRIVQGQPIRKMKIMDIEVEDIEKVTCRNHDGIQQLLSQVDSTQLYCVIPDVQCIRNCSCLWRAHDSMVIIDCSFLGLQELPDLSILSKPLTKISVTLDMKNNSLYTLKGLKDPQFANLVNLTVSNNKISFINESDIPTTLKVLDVRGNELTNIQKXKFLNAQIDLKFLXKWDCDCDFINFLNFLHTPSRKVTDFDEITCARGNVYLHDLTEYSLCPYFMQPMVIVTLVAIGAFLLFFAVFGTVSFYKYKQGIKVWLYAHRMCLWAITEDEMDADKKFDAFISYSHKDEEFVNTVLVPGLENGDPKYRICLHYRDWVPGEYIQNQILQSVEASRRTIVVLSSNFIESVWGQLEFKAAHSQALQDGTSRIIVIVYGEIPPESELDDKLQLYISTKTYVKWGDAKFWEKLRYFMPHPPKKLNN, encoded by the exons ATGGCCGCCTGGAAGTGCCTGCCCGCCCTCCTATTGTTGGTATGGGTGGCGGGCGGGATcagcaccaccaccacaaccacgACTTGCGGTAATTGTAAGGAAAATGGGAATTACGTCATTTGTCGTCATTCTGCGGGAGGAGACGTATACGAGGTGGAGGTCCTCATGGAAACCGAGCTGCTCCTGCAGTGCAAGCCATCGACGACAACCAACTTGAC TCATGGAGACACGCTCCCCTCCGTCGAGCAGATCAAGGTTTACGGGTGCCCCTTGCCCAACGCGTCCTTTGGGGAGCTGTTCTTCCAGATGGGGGTGTACCCGGAAAACGTCACCACATTTGGCTTCTACGACCGCAACGAGCGAGATCGGCCGCTCGAGGGCTGGCATTTGGATGGACTTGAGGGCTTACTGACCCTCGAGTTTGTGAACAATGACTTCCTTGGATTGCCAGTGGATCTGTTCACTCCCACTCCGAGCCTGAGAAGAATTAAGGTGGTCTCAGACAGTTTCAGCTCATTGCCAGAGTCGATATTCTTTAATTTGCCAGACTTAGAAACCTTGAACTTTGAAAGAAACAGGCTGGAGACTTTACCGCCAGGGCTTTTTACTAATTTGACAGCTTTAACGAATGTTACTTTCTCTCATAACTATCTGTCTTCAGTTGACCCCGATTTTTTTAGTGATAAGGTTAATTTGGAAAGCTTAGATCTAAGTCACAATCAAATAGCTTCGTTGGAGAGAAACATTTTCGAAAATCTTGGTGCTCTCAGAAACTTATCAATGcaaggaaacctcttggaaagTTTACCCAGTGGtgttttttctaaacttttgtCTCTGGAAGTTCTTGACCTTAGTTTCAATGTTCTTAGACAGTTGCCAGAGAAAGCCTTTGACAGGCTGATAGATGTGAAGAATATCGATCTTAGCAATAACAGCCTCGATGAATTACCCAGTGAAGCATTCAGTAAGTGTGAATCTTTGGCAAGGTTGTCATTAAGACATAATAACCTCAGAAAACTTCAAGCCGAAATGTTTCCTAGGCAGACGTCTTTAACCTTTCTGGATTTGGGTCATAATAATATCTCCTTTACGGTTAATTCAGCAAAAATTCTCCAGGAAGGGCCAGTCTCATACGAGGGTAATTTTCCTCTTAATTCTCAAATCAGACTACAAGAACTCCTTATGAATGACAACAAAATTGACTTCATACCATCggctataaataatatatttgtggATCTAAAGAAGGTTGATCTCTCTGGAAATGAAATTACCGATTTTTCCTACCACTCTCTGGTGTTCTATCAAGATTCTGTTATACTGAATCTAAAGAATAACAATATCAGCTATGTTGATTTCCACGAGATTTATGATCTCCTGaatgaaaaagaagtgaaattgTACCTTGAAGGAAATAACTTGTTCTGCGATTGTAGAATGTACCTATTCACCAGGATTGTTCAAGGACAACCTATAAGGAAGATGAAAATCATGGACATTGAGGTGGAGGACATAGAAAAGGTTACCTGTCGCAATCATGACGGTATCCAACAACTCTTGTCACAGGTTGATTCGACACAGCTCTACTGTGTCATACCAGATGTGCAGTGCATCAGAAATTGCTCATGCTTGTGGCGTGCACACGACTCTATGGTCATTATTGACTGTTCCTTCTTAGGACTTCAGGAGCTCCCTGACCTGAGTATACTCTCAAAGCCCCTTACTAAAATATCAGTTACTCTGGATATGAAGAACAACAGTTTATACACTCTGAAAGGGCTGAAAGATCCCCAGTTTGCTAATTTAGTGAACCTAACAGTATCCAACAACAAAATATCATTCATCAATGAATCTGATATCCCAACCACTTTGAAGGTTCTAGATGTCAGAGGAAATGAGCTCACAAATATTCAAAAGTAGAAGTTCTTGAATGCCCAGATAGATCTCAAGTTTTT GAAATGGGACTGTGACTGTGATTTTATCAACTTCCTGAATTTCTTGCACACACCTTCACGGAAA GTCACAGACTTTGATGAAATCACTTGTGCACGGGGCAATGTGTATCTACACGATTTAACAGAATATTCACTTTGCCCTTACTTCATGCAGCCAATGGTCATTGTCACTCTTGTTGCAATTGGTGCATTCCTATTATTCTTCGCAGTTTTTG GTACTGTTAGCTTCTACAAGTACAAACAAGGCATTAAGGTTTGGTTGTATGCACATCGGATGTGTCTGTGGGCCAtcacagaagatgaaatggatgCAGACAAGAAATTTGATGCTTTCATAAGTTATTCCCACAAG gATGAAGAATTTGTCAACACAGTTTTGGTCCCTGGGCTTGAAAATGGGGATCCAAAGTACCGAATATGCCTTCACTATAGAGACTGGGTACCTGGAGAGTACATTCAAAATCAGATTCTTCAGAGTGTGGAAGCCAGTCGACGAACAATTGTTGTGCTCTCTTCCAACTTCATTGAGAGTGTGTGGGGCCAGTTGGAATTCAAGGCAGCACATTCTCAGGCTTTGCAAGATGGAACTAGCAGAATCATAGTCATTGTGTATGGGGAA ATTCCCCCTGAAAGCGAGCTGGATGATAAACTGCAGTTGTACATCTCTACTAAAACTTACGTGAAATGGGGAGATGCCAAATTTTGGGAGAAGCTTCGTTATTTCATGCCTCATCCACCGAAAAAGCTGAACAATTAA
- the LOC136845305 gene encoding uncharacterized protein, with protein sequence MRVLYAAVILCRCVLAVPPPPNVHTHNQQPPFFVSPGEPPQQNAPVAAPLQQQSPAVSQQQQLPAEEEDRQKQQRLHRPDEESWQQLQQQQQQQQQQQQLLLRQQQQQQLRLQQQLQPQQIIRPQQQLLPPPPPPQQASPAAGSQPYGGSNQLPFPNAIPNVVVRPQQTAGTASTDFNQLSLDGRRRVEDTKVQCLKTHMSVTFRFSEPFNGYIYPHNQFTKCLLFTGQNNLEANLKLKHGSCGDQENRIVYKGKSFLDPVIEHRLMIQWDRTLVSEDDSSVIVRCDRPDDFNKTIEWKFGTKELAATIERAQHPGPKMWMEIQKGEGPSAPPLGTDPVYIGDVLTLVFTLTDNVYWFDSNIFSCHALDGGQEQAQVQWDTSEGAKQLSESKRDFSGQTTVIENGCSVKLSLFSHFKKERNTMPNGDLVTLNYVYFKAFRFPTSLRVVLQCDVQVCYKECPAQDPCSEGFHPRLAEERNRRRREAKANASPDAHEIDRVEMIRSLQVLLRDEANEGGERRIPGIPVTSPVVSSALEHYCYSPTTYYGTVIGLVCLIVILVVIIAVVCLKIRMHEVSFFTPTKSCQ encoded by the exons ATGAGGGTCTTATACGCTGCCGTGATTTTGTGC AGGTGTGTCCTAGCAGTGCCCCCACCCCCGAATGTCCATACCCATAACCAGCAGCCCCCATTCTTTGTGTCGCCTGGGGAACCGCCCCAACAGAATGCCCCAGTGGCAGCGCCTTTGCAGCAACAGTCTCCAGCAGTTTCACAGCAACAACAGCTGCCAGCAGAGGAAGAAGATAGACAAAAGCAGCAAAGGCTGCATCGACCGGATGAGGAAAGTTggcagcagctgcagcagcaacagcaacaacagcaacagcaacaacagttgCTACTaaggcaacagcagcagcaacaactaAGACTGCAGCAGCAACTGCAGCCACAACAAATAATTAGACCACAACAACAGCTGCTGCCGCCGCCACCACCACCTCAACAGGCTTCTCCGGCGGCCGGATCACAGCCGTATGGGGGTTCCAACCAGCTTCCATTTCCAAATG CTATCCCAAATGTAGTTGTTCGACCACAACAGACAGCGGGGACTGCAAGCACTGATTTTAATCAGTTGTCTCTTGACGGTCGAAGGAGAGTTGAGGATACCAAAGTTCAGTGTCTCAAAACCCACATGAGCGTTACGTTTAG gttcTCTGAGCCATTCAATGGGTACATTTATCCTCACAACCAGTTCACTAAATGTTTGCTGTTCACTGGGCAGAACAACCTCGAAGCAAACCTGAAGCTGAAACACGGCAGCTGTGGGGATCAGGAGAATAGGATTGTATATAAAGGAAAGTCTTTCCTGGACCCAGTCATAGAG CATCGTCTGATGATCCAGTGGGATAGGACCCTAGTCAGCGAAGACGACTCGTCAGTGATAGTCAGGTGCGACAGACCTGATGACTTCAACAAAACCATTGAGTGGAAATTTGGCACGAAGGAGCTAGCAGCTACTATTGAGAGAGCACAGCATCCTG GCCCAAAAATGTGGATGGAGATTCAGAAGGGGGAGGGACCCTCTGCACCCCCTCTGGGAACAGATCCAGTTTATATCGGTGATGTCCTCACTCTGGTGTTCACTCTGACTGACAACGTGTATTGGTTTGATTCTAACATATTCTCCTGTCATGCCTTGGATG GAGGACAAGAACAAGCTCAGGTTCAGTGGGATACAAGTGAGGGTGCCAAACAGTTATCAGAATCAAAGAGGGACTTCTCAGGACAAACAACTGTTATTGAGAATGGATGCTCTGTCAAACTTTCCCTCTTTTCTCACTTCAAGAAAGAGAGGAATACTATGCCTAATGGAGACTTGGTCACGCTGAACTATGTCTACTTTAAG GCTTTCAGATTCCCAACTTCATTGAGAGTTGTACTGCAGTGTGATGTACAAGTGTGTTATAAAGAATGTCCAGCCCAAGATCCTTGCAG TGAGGGATTCCATCCAAGATTAGCTGAAGAGAGGAACAGAAGACGAAGAGAAGCAAAAGCAAATGCATCTCCTGATGCTCATGAGATCGACAGGGTCGAAATGATTAGAAGCTTGCAGGTTCTACTTAGAGATGAAGCAAACGAAGGTGGTGAACGAA GAATACCAGGAATCCCAGTGACTTCTCCAGTTGTCTCAAGCGCATTGGAACACTATTGTTATTCTCCTACAACATATTATGGTACAGTTATTGGCCTGGTTTGTTTAATAGTCATTCTTGTTGTAATAATAGCTGTGGTATGCCTGAAGATTAGAATGCACGAAGTGTCATTCTTTACTCCAACTAAAAGTTGCCAATGA